From the genome of Terriglobales bacterium:
AAAGTTGTACTCTCGCCGGTCGTTGTTAGCGATCCTTGTTAAACTCAGATCGTGCGTACGCTTACCCTTCGGCAGTGGCTGCTGGCCATAACCTCAGGCATTCTGCAGGTGCTGATTTTTCCTTCGCCCTCGTTTTATGTCCTCTCCTGGATAGCTCTGGCCCCGCTGCTGCTCGCCATCCTGCTGCCCCGTTCCGGCAGCAACCGTGCCAGTGGAGTGATGCTGGATGGCCAGGGCCGCGACTTGACCACAGCCACACCCTGGCAGGGGTTCCTGCTGGGTTATGTCAGCGGCTTTGTGTGGTATGCCGGCAGTTGTTTCTGGATTTACAACGTGATGCATAACTACGGCGGGCTTGATGGACCGGTCGCCGTTGGTGTGCTGATTCTTTTCTGCCTGTTTTATGGGTTTTACCATGCGCTCTTCGGCTGGCTGCTGGCCAGAGTAGCACGACCCAACATCGGTGGGCATGGACGCCGCAATGCTTTGTTGCTCACTCCGTTCTTATGGGTCGGGCTGGAGTTGGCCCGCACCTGGGTGCTGAAAGGGTTCCCCTGGAACCTGCTGGGTACCGCCCAGGTGGATAACTTTCCACTCACCCGCATCGCAACAGTTATAGGCGTTTACGGAATCTCGTTCCTGATCGCTTTAGTCAACGCTGGAATCGTCGCGGCCTATCTTGCGCCAGCGCGGCAGCGGCGGCAACTGTTGCCGATTGCCATCGCCGTGGCCGTGATGTTGCAACTGGGCGTGCTGGTCTCCCCTGGCTCCGTGCCTGCGGACCATCATGCCGTGCTGGTGCAATCGAACGTCGCCCTGGATGAATCATGGACCATGGAATCGTTCAACCAACTTTTGACTGAACTCAAACAGTTGAGCGCCATACCCGCAGATTCAAGTGGGGAAAAGACCAAGTTGATTGTCTGGCCGGAGTCTCCTGCTCCTTTCTTTGACAACGACGATAGCTTTCGCATCTCGCTCAGTTCGCTGGCCCGTGCACAAAATGCCTATGTGTTGGCCGGAGATGTGGGAGTCGTTCCGGGCATAGACTCGGCAACACCTGAGGTCACCAACCGCGCCGTTGTGATAGGCCCGAGTGGTGCGCTGGTTGGCCACTATGACAAGATCCATCTGGTCCCGTTTGGGGAATACGTTCCTTATAAATCTTTCTTCTTCTTCGCGAAACACCTGACGCGCGAGGTGGGGGAATTCCGCCCAGGAACGATACGCACCGTGTTCAATGCAGGCGACCAACGCTTCAGCGTTTTTATCTGCTATGAATCCATCTTCCCGGATGAAGTCCGCGAATTCGCGGCGAACGGCGCAGAGGTGTTCATCAACATCTCCAATGACGGCTGGTATGGAAACTACAGCGCTCCCGGCCAGCACTTGAATCAGGCGCGGATGCGGGCCATCGAAAACAATCGTTGGATCCTGCGTGATACCAACACCGGCACCACTGCCAGCATTGATCCTTACGGGCGGGTTGTGGCGCGGGCTCCCCGCAACCAGCGCACCCGCCTGGTGGCACCATATGGTGTTATCTCCGCGCAAACCTTCTACACCCGTCATGGTGATTGGTTTGCATGGATGTGTGCGATAATTTCGTTATTGGGAATTTTTGTGGCCTTCGGAATGCGCATGGGCGTTCCACGCTGACGCATTTCCCGAAGCTGGAACCCAGGTCCCTCGACTCCGCCGCGTGACGCGGCTGCGCTCGGGATGACAAAGTTAAGGATTGAATTGGAGGAAGTAAAAACGTGGTAGAAGAACTAGAACGCGAATACGCGCCGGTGCGCGACAAAGTCCGCGACCTACAGGAGTATCTTTGACGCTCCTCGACTCCGCCAGCAACTGCAGGAGATAGAAAAGAAAGCTTCAGACCCCAACCTGTGGTCGAACCCCGAACAATCACAGCAGGTCATGCGCGAGCGCAAGCGCCTGGAAGGCGCCATTGCGACCTACGATGATCTCTCCCGCCGCAAGGGAGATGTGGACGCTTACCTGGAACTCGCCCATGAGGGCGAAGATGTAAGCGGCGATATCCGCCGCGAACTCGATTCCCTGCGCGACCTGGTGGAAAAAGTTGAGACTGAGACGCTGCTCTCAGGCGGAAGCGACCAGAACAACGCCATCGTGACCATTCACCCCGGCGCCGGCGGCACCGAATCGCAGGACTGGGCCGAGATGCTGTTGCGCATGTACCTGCGCTGGGCCGAACGCCAGGGCTTTGAAGCGGAGCTGAACGATTATCAACCGGCGGAAGAAGCCGGACTCAAATCCGCGACCTTTACCGTCAACGGCCAGTACGCTTACGGGCTGCTGACCAGCGAAATTGGCGTGCACCGGCTGGTGCGCATCTCTCCTTTCGATCAGGCCAAGCGGCGGCATACATCCTTTGCCAGCGTCTTTGTGAGTCCGGAAATTGACGATTCGATCCAGATCGACATCAAGCCCGACGACATCCGGACTGACACTTACCGCTCCGGCGGGCGCGGCGGCCAGCACGTCAACACTACGGATTCTGCCGTGCGCATCACCCACATCCCCACCGGCCTGGTTGCCAGTTGCCAGAATGAGCGCTCCCAGCACAAGAACCGGGAGCGCGCCATGAAGATGCTGCGCTCAAAGCTGTACGAATTCGAGATGGAAAAGAAGCGGGCCGCAACCAAGAAGATCGAAGACGCTAAGCTGGATATTGATTTCGGATCGCAGATTCGCTCTTACGTCCTGCATCCTTACCGTATGGTCAAGGACCATCGCACGAAAGTAGAGGTAGGAGACGTGGACCGGGTGCTGGATGGCGATTTGAGGCCGTTTATCCGGGGGTACCTGCTGGCGAAGCGCAAACCAAAAGGCTAGTATTTGGGCAGGTCTGCGGTCGGACAAAAGTAACTTGTGGTTTGAATAAAGACAACTTACGATTCTGAAATCTCCCCTTATAGTAGTATCATTCGCTTAAATCACTTAGGTTTGGCACGAGGATTCTCTTCATGCCCAAAATGATTGATCTCATCCGGCAGTCAGCCGTGCCCGCCAGCGTGATGCGTTCCGCGGCCCGGGGCGCGCTTTCGTTGCCGACCGGGGAAATGATTGAGATCCTCGTCTATCTGACCAGTAATCCCGTATTTGCCGAGCAGGCCAAAATGACGCTCGCCGGATGGGATGAACCTTCGTCTATCGCAACCGCCTCCGACCCTACGACGCCTTGGGAGGTACTGAGCTACCTGATTTCACCGGAGAACCTGCGCCCTAAACTACTGCCCGCGCTGCTGGAGAACTCCAGTATCCGCGAGTCGGTGTTCATTGAGATGGCGCCGAAGGCCTCCCGTGAAATTATGGAAATCATGCTGCGCAGCCAGCGCGTCAAGCGTTCCGCCCACATTCTGCACGCGCTGCTTCCCAATCCTAATCTCAAAGAGACAGAAACACAGCAGTTGTACCAGACGCTGCGCTCTCTTGGAGAGGAGACCACCAAAATCATGGCTTACCAGGAGGCTGGTGCAGAGGAGAAGACCCAGTACGAAATTGAACATGCTGATGAAATTGCCGCCGCCGAAGCGGAAAATTCGCCCTTTGAGATTTATGGCCAAGACGATGAGCTGGAAGACCTTGAACACCTGGAAGCATTGACTCCCGCCGATGAGGTGGTGGCTGAAGCAAAAGCGGCAGGTGGGGCAGCAGCCGGTCCAGCAGAGTTTGAAATTGTGGCGGAAACCACTCCGGCAGGAGCCTCTGCTCAGCAGGACAGCATAGAAACGGTTGCTCTTGCGGATCCCGCGACGGCGCAAGCCGGCGAGGGCGAAAACCTCTCCCCAGCGGCTGGCGGGGAAGAAGAAAGCGATCTTGTCCGGCTGACGAGGATTCGCGATGCACAGAACAAATCGCGGGAGCGCCTGACCAGCTTTCAAAAGATCGCGCGCATGGGGGTTCGCGAGCGCATCCAACTGGCGGTGAAGGGAACCAAGGAAGAGCGTTTCATCTTGATCCGCGACGGGGCCAGACTGGTTTCCTCGGCGGTATTGAACTCTCCCAAGCTTAGCGAACCCGAGGTCGAGCAGTTCGCTAACATGAAAAATGTATCGGACACGGTTTTACGGGAAATCTCACGCAGCCACAAGTTCATGAAGAACTACAACGTGATTCGTAACCTGGTCAACAATCCACGCAGCCCACTTGACCTCTCCCTGGCGCTGGTCAATCATCTGACGGTCGGAGACCTGAAGAGCCTTTCCTCCAACAAAAACGTGGCGGACACCTTGCGTAAGCTGGCGATGAAAAGATTTAAAGACAAAACTGAAGTCAAGAGAGGCGGCTAGCAGTGCCGGAGGATGCCATTGCCAAGCTGCTGAAATCGGCCCGCAACATCGCTGTCGTAGGACTGTCTGCCAGCCCGCTGCGGCCCAGCCACGGCGTGGCCGCCTACATGCAAAGCCACGGCTATAAGATCATTCCGGTGAATCCGGAAATTACAAACGTGCTGGGCGAAGATGCCTACCCTTCGCTGGTGGATATCCCCGAAAAAATTGATATCGTGGATATCTTTCGCCGCCCGGAATTTGTTCCACCGATTGTAGATCAGGCCATTCAACTCAAAGTCGCAGCCATCTGGATGCAGGAGGGCGTGGTCCACAACCAGGCTGCCGAAAAAGCCCGTCGCGCAGGAATTTTAGTGGTGATGGACCGGTGTATTTTGAAGGAGCACCACGCAAGGTTCGGGTAAGTCAGAAGTAGGAATTACGAAGTCAGAAGTACTAAGGTAAAAGACAAACTATGCTGCCAGCTCTTCACTTCTAACTTCTTACTTCGCACTTCTAACTTCGTAGTTCCGCCCTTTACCCTTCGCGCTTTTTCTGCGCTTCCCTTGCCTGCCGAATTTGCCGTAACCTCTGCTGAATTTCTTTTTCGCGGCCTTCGGACGTAGGTTGGTAATAGATGCGGTCGCGCAGGTTATCGGGCAGGCATTGCATATCGGCGACTTTGCCTTCCAGATCGTGGGCGTACTGATATCCTTCGCCGTAACCGATGGCCTTCATCAATCCTGTTGGCGCATTGCGCAGGTGCAACGGGACCGGATCTGCCGCGGTTTTCTCTACGTCTTCGCTTACCGCTCCATACGCCTTATACAGTGCGTTTGATTTGGGAGCGAGAGCGAGATAGGCAGCGGCCTGGGCCAGCGCCAGATTGCCTTCCGGAATACCCAGAAAATCCATGGCATCGCGCGCGGCAATGGTTTGTGTAAGCGCCTCCGGATCGGCCAGTCCGATATCTTCCACCGCCATGCGAACCAGGCGACGCGCAATATAGAGCGGGTCTTCTCCGGATTCAAGCATGCGCGCCACCCAGTAGATCGCGGCATCGGCGTCGCTGTTGCGCACAGATTTATGCAAGGCTGA
Proteins encoded in this window:
- a CDS encoding CoA-binding protein; the protein is MPEDAIAKLLKSARNIAVVGLSASPLRPSHGVAAYMQSHGYKIIPVNPEITNVLGEDAYPSLVDIPEKIDIVDIFRRPEFVPPIVDQAIQLKVAAIWMQEGVVHNQAAEKARRAGILVVMDRCILKEHHARFG
- the lnt gene encoding apolipoprotein N-acyltransferase, with translation MRTLTLRQWLLAITSGILQVLIFPSPSFYVLSWIALAPLLLAILLPRSGSNRASGVMLDGQGRDLTTATPWQGFLLGYVSGFVWYAGSCFWIYNVMHNYGGLDGPVAVGVLILFCLFYGFYHALFGWLLARVARPNIGGHGRRNALLLTPFLWVGLELARTWVLKGFPWNLLGTAQVDNFPLTRIATVIGVYGISFLIALVNAGIVAAYLAPARQRRQLLPIAIAVAVMLQLGVLVSPGSVPADHHAVLVQSNVALDESWTMESFNQLLTELKQLSAIPADSSGEKTKLIVWPESPAPFFDNDDSFRISLSSLARAQNAYVLAGDVGVVPGIDSATPEVTNRAVVIGPSGALVGHYDKIHLVPFGEYVPYKSFFFFAKHLTREVGEFRPGTIRTVFNAGDQRFSVFICYESIFPDEVREFAANGAEVFINISNDGWYGNYSAPGQHLNQARMRAIENNRWILRDTNTGTTASIDPYGRVVARAPRNQRTRLVAPYGVISAQTFYTRHGDWFAWMCAIISLLGIFVAFGMRMGVPR